In Synergistaceae bacterium, the following proteins share a genomic window:
- the ruvX gene encoding Holliday junction resolvase RuvX yields MSRVLALDIGSVRIGAAVSDPSRIIAQGLGVWQIDSWREELDSCVKKFNPAVIVLGLPLRTDGKKSEAAERVLTLQESLKADYPEIEFITWDERFTTVIAQKMLIDADISRRQRRKTVDKIAAVLILESWLEANK; encoded by the coding sequence TTGAGCAGAGTATTAGCACTTGATATCGGCAGCGTAAGAATCGGTGCGGCAGTTTCTGACCCTTCACGTATAATCGCACAGGGACTCGGAGTGTGGCAAATTGACTCGTGGCGTGAAGAGCTTGACTCTTGCGTGAAAAAATTTAATCCTGCTGTAATAGTTCTTGGCCTCCCATTACGAACAGACGGCAAAAAAAGCGAGGCAGCAGAAAGAGTCTTAACCCTTCAAGAGTCGTTAAAGGCTGATTATCCCGAAATAGAATTTATCACGTGGGACGAGAGATTTACTACTGTTATTGCGCAAAAAATGTTAATTGACGCTGATATTTCACGCAGACAAAGGCGCAAAACGGTTGACAAAATTGCGGCGGTATTGATTCTTGAAAGCTGGTTAGAGGCAAATAAATAA
- a CDS encoding PIN domain-containing protein codes for MIVLVDDNVLLDVLQERQPHYNYSNNVWDFCANGHNIIGYISALTIADIVYIMRKEITYDKIDVLLARVSKVFRVADLTLQDLTTAANMKWRDFEDAVQSAIASRINANYIITRNVKDFQGSKVQAVTPEDYFTNIFVI; via the coding sequence ATGATCGTACTCGTTGATGATAATGTCTTGCTTGATGTTTTGCAGGAAAGACAGCCTCATTACAATTATTCAAATAATGTTTGGGATTTTTGTGCTAACGGTCATAATATAATCGGTTATATATCTGCGCTTACTATTGCAGACATAGTTTATATTATGCGTAAAGAAATAACTTATGACAAAATTGATGTCCTTTTAGCAAGAGTCTCTAAAGTTTTCAGAGTGGCAGATTTGACTTTACAAGATTTAACTACAGCAGCAAATATGAAATGGCGCGACTTTGAAGATGCTGTACAGAGTGCAATTGCCTCAAGAATTAACGCAAATTATATAATAACTCGGAATGTTAAAGACTTTCAGGGCAGTAAAGTGCAGGCAGTTACACCCGAAGACTATTTCACAAATATATTTGTAATATAA
- a CDS encoding class I SAM-dependent methyltransferase: MNENAIITHHSSLITDSCPVCNGKNLEKRKTIVSDFVMSRITDDFKPGSNYPINLCYCKDCTFAFYDYRMSDEEINRLYHNYRDEIYQKQRERYECWYTKKVNDALNSSFKSLHEQQKIIEQIISQNIHREIKIALDYGGNEGKTFIDKIGTEAKYVFDISSIPTIKGVERIANFDDLKNYKFDFVMCNHVFEHLTQPLSMMQNFRQIAQPDTIFYIEVPSENPFTHKADKYSIRKNISLLFNPDFSIWRLVKHYLKMKKYPPMPMGEHINFFTPESISTMAEKSGFRVIDVQENIENFALGHWTILSMLFRL; encoded by the coding sequence ATGAATGAAAACGCTATAATCACTCATCACTCATCACTCATCACTGACTCTTGTCCTGTCTGCAATGGCAAAAATTTAGAAAAACGCAAAACAATTGTCAGCGATTTTGTAATGTCGCGAATAACTGACGATTTTAAGCCCGGCAGTAATTATCCCATAAATTTATGTTATTGCAAAGACTGCACATTTGCATTTTACGATTACAGAATGTCAGACGAAGAAATTAATCGTCTCTATCATAATTACAGGGACGAAATTTATCAAAAACAGCGGGAACGTTATGAATGCTGGTATACAAAAAAAGTAAATGATGCGCTTAATTCCAGTTTTAAATCTCTGCATGAGCAGCAAAAAATAATCGAGCAGATAATCTCGCAGAACATTCACCGGGAAATAAAAATTGCTCTTGATTATGGCGGCAATGAGGGAAAAACTTTTATTGATAAAATAGGCACAGAAGCAAAATATGTATTCGATATTTCCAGCATTCCGACTATTAAAGGCGTCGAGAGAATCGCAAATTTTGACGACCTCAAGAATTATAAATTTGATTTCGTAATGTGTAATCACGTTTTTGAGCATTTAACGCAGCCCCTAAGCATGATGCAGAATTTCAGACAAATTGCGCAGCCGGACACAATTTTTTATATCGAAGTTCCCAGCGAGAACCCCTTTACGCATAAAGCTGATAAATATTCAATCAGGAAAAATATATCTCTGTTGTTCAATCCTGATTTCAGTATATGGCGGCTTGTTAAGCATTATTTAAAGATGAAAAAGTATCCTCCTATGCCTATGGGAGAGCATATAAACTTTTTCACACCGGAATCAATTAGCACTATGGCAGAAAAAAGCGGCTTTAGAGTAATTGACGTTCAAGAAAATATAGAAAATTTTGCTTTAGGACATTGGACTATTTTATCAATGTTATTCAGGTTATAA